One Robbsia sp. KACC 23696 DNA segment encodes these proteins:
- the fghA gene encoding S-formylglutathione hydrolase: protein MTMKLISEHRAFGGIQRFYEHSSETIGLPMRFSVFLPPSVVDRHTGAVAAADATVKVPALFYLAGLTCTEETFPTKGAAQQHAARHGLALIAPDTSPRGANLPGDSDAWDFGVGAGFYLDATVAPWSAHYRMYSYIVDELTALVAAQLPVDGARFGIFGHSMGGHGALVLGLRHPALFRTISAFAPIASPSQCAWGQKAFTGYLGADRSTWAAYDATALIEQGKRSANGTPILIDQGLADKFLADGQLQPERFEAACRLAGQALTVRRQPGYDHGYYFISSYIADHIDHHAALLKAVI from the coding sequence ATGACGATGAAATTGATTTCGGAACACCGCGCCTTCGGCGGTATTCAGCGCTTTTATGAACACTCGTCCGAGACCATCGGCCTGCCGATGCGCTTCTCGGTATTCCTGCCGCCATCGGTCGTCGACCGCCATACGGGCGCGGTTGCCGCAGCCGATGCGACCGTCAAGGTGCCGGCCTTGTTTTATCTCGCCGGCCTGACCTGCACCGAAGAAACGTTCCCGACCAAGGGCGCCGCGCAACAGCACGCCGCGCGGCATGGTCTGGCGCTGATCGCACCGGATACGAGTCCGCGCGGCGCTAATCTGCCCGGCGACAGCGATGCCTGGGATTTCGGTGTCGGCGCCGGCTTTTATCTGGATGCGACCGTCGCGCCGTGGTCGGCGCACTATCGGATGTATTCCTATATCGTCGACGAACTGACCGCCTTGGTCGCCGCGCAGCTGCCGGTGGATGGCGCGCGTTTCGGGATCTTCGGCCATTCGATGGGTGGCCATGGCGCGCTGGTGCTGGGGCTGCGTCATCCGGCGCTTTTCCGGACGATTTCCGCTTTTGCGCCGATCGCCTCGCCCAGTCAATGTGCGTGGGGGCAGAAAGCCTTCACCGGCTATCTGGGGGCGGATCGAAGCACCTGGGCGGCATACGACGCGACCGCTTTGATCGAGCAGGGCAAACGCAGTGCGAACGGCACGCCGATCCTGATCGATCAAGGACTCGCCGATAAGTTTCTCGCCGATGGGCAGTTGCAACCGGAGCGCTTCGAAGCCGCGTGCCGGCTTGCCGGTCAGGCTCTGACCGTGCGTCGGCAGCCGGGCTATGACCACGGCTATTACTTCATCTCATCGTATATCGCCGATCACATCGATCATCACGCGGCCTTGCTGAAGGCCGTGATCTAA
- a CDS encoding ABC transporter ATP-binding protein — MQAASENAGAPAIGIDHLSITLAGRRVLDDVSLSIEPGEFIGVLGPNGAGKTTLMRALLGLVPATAGSISLFGAPVAAGLSRIGYMPQVRAMQAAQRISGRDFVACVVDGQRWGWPSLAARFGRGARAEAQRQAVDDALDIVGARKLADRAIGDMSGGERQRLLLAQCLIGKPRILLLDEPLISLDPHRQQSVVDLVTDVTRTLGITTLFTAHELNPLLGAIDRVLYLGSGAAALGTVDDVITAPILSRLYGAPIDVMRIQGRIFVMSGSQLMEKDAHHHA; from the coding sequence ATGCAAGCAGCATCAGAAAACGCCGGCGCGCCGGCGATCGGTATCGATCACCTCAGCATTACGCTCGCGGGCAGGCGCGTCCTAGACGACGTCTCCCTATCGATCGAGCCGGGCGAATTCATCGGCGTCCTAGGCCCGAACGGCGCCGGCAAGACCACGCTGATGCGCGCGCTGCTGGGCCTGGTGCCCGCCACCGCCGGCAGCATTTCCCTGTTCGGCGCGCCGGTCGCGGCCGGCCTGTCGCGCATCGGCTATATGCCGCAAGTACGAGCGATGCAGGCGGCGCAACGCATCTCCGGGCGCGATTTCGTCGCCTGTGTCGTCGACGGTCAACGGTGGGGCTGGCCGTCGCTGGCGGCCCGCTTCGGACGTGGCGCGCGCGCGGAAGCACAGCGCCAGGCCGTCGACGATGCGCTCGATATCGTCGGCGCGCGCAAGCTCGCGGATCGGGCGATCGGCGATATGTCGGGCGGGGAGCGCCAGCGCCTGCTGCTCGCGCAATGCCTGATCGGCAAGCCGCGGATCCTGCTGCTGGACGAACCGCTGATCAGCCTCGATCCGCATCGGCAACAATCAGTGGTCGATCTGGTGACCGACGTCACCCGCACGCTCGGCATCACGACGCTATTCACCGCACACGAACTGAACCCGCTGCTCGGCGCGATCGATCGCGTGCTGTATCTGGGCAGCGGCGCCGCCGCGCTCGGCACCGTCGACGATGTCATCACGGCACCGATTCTCAGCCGCCTCTACGGTGCGCCGATCGATGTCATGCGCATCCAGGGCCGCATTTTCGTGATGTCGGGCAGTCAATTGATGGAAAAGGACGCGCACCACCATGCTTGA
- a CDS encoding zinc ABC transporter substrate-binding protein, producing the protein MPVNRPRFAVAASLPSVSSQRRPTPLDASTRLMRRVSVAVGLGVAALVSAPAAFAAPTAAASTAATAPTAAPAAPLRVVAAENFYGNLVRALGGSHVRVDSILSNPNQDPHSFEASPSVARALSAADLVVYNGIDYDPWMLKLLSASPRGARQQIVAADVLGKHEGDNPHLWYDPATMPALAKAISAYLQAHDPAHAPEYRQRLQQTLDAQQAIVTQVAAMRARYAGIKVSATEPVFGYMAQAVGLDMQNQRFQLAVMNETEPAASDVARFEQGLKAKETKVLIYNAQTSDQMSRRLQQVAKQAGVPVVPVTETEPPGVSYPQWMLNQLNALDNALKHAP; encoded by the coding sequence ATGCCCGTCAATCGTCCTCGCTTTGCCGTCGCCGCTTCGTTACCGTCCGTCTCCTCGCAACGCCGCCCCACGCCCCTTGACGCAAGCACGCGGCTGATGCGCCGCGTGAGCGTTGCCGTCGGCCTCGGCGTCGCCGCCTTGGTATCGGCGCCCGCCGCCTTTGCCGCGCCGACAGCTGCTGCATCGACGGCCGCCACCGCTCCGACCGCTGCACCCGCTGCGCCGTTACGCGTGGTCGCCGCCGAGAATTTCTACGGCAATCTGGTACGCGCGCTTGGCGGCAGCCATGTTCGCGTGGACAGCATTCTGTCGAATCCCAATCAGGACCCGCATAGCTTCGAGGCCAGCCCGTCGGTCGCGCGCGCGCTGTCCGCCGCCGATCTCGTCGTCTATAACGGCATCGATTACGACCCCTGGATGCTGAAGCTGCTGTCGGCATCGCCGCGCGGCGCGCGCCAGCAGATCGTCGCCGCCGACGTATTGGGCAAGCACGAAGGCGACAACCCCCATCTTTGGTACGATCCGGCGACGATGCCGGCGCTGGCCAAGGCGATCAGCGCCTATCTGCAGGCGCATGACCCGGCCCATGCGCCGGAGTACCGTCAACGCCTGCAGCAGACGCTCGACGCGCAACAAGCCATCGTCACGCAAGTCGCGGCGATGCGTGCGCGTTACGCCGGCATCAAGGTCAGCGCCACCGAGCCGGTATTCGGCTATATGGCGCAGGCGGTCGGCCTCGACATGCAGAATCAGCGCTTCCAGCTCGCCGTGATGAACGAGACCGAGCCCGCCGCCAGCGATGTGGCGCGTTTCGAACAGGGCCTGAAAGCCAAGGAAACCAAGGTGTTGATCTACAATGCGCAAACGTCCGACCAAATGAGTCGCCGCTTGCAGCAAGTGGCGAAGCAGGCGGGCGTGCCGGTGGTGCCGGTCACGGAGACCGAACCGCCTGGAGTCAGCTATCCACAATGGATGTTGAATCAATTGAACGCCTTGGACAATGCGCTGAAACACGCGCCGTAA
- a CDS encoding NUDIX hydrolase, whose product MSAGVLLLNERAEILLCHATETDHWDIPKGMADPGELPRDAALRELWEETGLVLAGAGLSDLGVYAYRSDKSLHLFAQRVASEDIDIGACICTSLFPSRRNGRMIPEMDEFAWIALDAVPRYTGRNMARVLRDDVKLRDLYRRLA is encoded by the coding sequence ATGTCGGCGGGCGTGCTGTTATTGAACGAGCGCGCGGAAATCCTTTTATGCCACGCCACGGAAACCGACCATTGGGATATCCCCAAAGGGATGGCGGACCCCGGTGAGCTGCCGCGCGATGCGGCGCTGCGCGAGCTGTGGGAGGAAACGGGGCTCGTGCTCGCCGGTGCGGGACTCAGTGATCTGGGCGTCTATGCCTATCGGAGCGACAAATCGTTGCATCTGTTCGCGCAACGCGTCGCCAGCGAGGACATCGATATTGGTGCGTGTATTTGCACGTCGCTCTTCCCGAGCCGAAGGAACGGCCGCATGATTCCGGAAATGGACGAATTCGCGTGGATTGCGCTGGACGCGGTGCCGCGGTACACGGGGCGCAACATGGCGCGGGTCCTGCGCGACGACGTCAAGCTGCGCGATCTATACCGGCGACTGGCCTGA
- a CDS encoding GlsB/YeaQ/YmgE family stress response membrane protein — MFSFIGTVVVGLIVGLLARALKPGDDKMGLLWTIVLGIAGSVVAGYVGRALHWYAPGQGAGWIASIIGAIVLLVLYGIVRRRT, encoded by the coding sequence ATGTTTTCTTTTATCGGAACCGTGGTCGTCGGCCTGATCGTCGGGCTGCTTGCCCGCGCGTTGAAGCCGGGCGACGATAAGATGGGCCTCTTATGGACGATCGTCCTCGGTATCGCCGGCTCCGTCGTCGCCGGCTATGTCGGGCGCGCGCTGCACTGGTATGCACCGGGCCAGGGTGCCGGCTGGATCGCATCGATCATCGGCGCGATCGTTCTGCTCGTCCTCTACGGCATCGTGCGCCGTCGCACATAA
- a CDS encoding iron ABC transporter permease, translating into MRLASIAPALLWLILSIVVALPIVFIVLQAIFPALADGRFTQPFAALPATLGARQTWTLLGNTVRLGIAVACAATLIGTALGAVRGLFALPFARVWDVLFLIPFLIPPYLAALSWMLLLQPAGYLQQLTGLHPGNALFSFTGIVFVMTMTTFPVVYFAVSRAFAQIGGRLADVARVHGASPWRAFARVTLPLAVPAIAASALLAFTMSVEEFGAPAALGARAGVTVLVTAIESRFSDWPIDLPGASILSMLLAGLAIGAFALQQRTLSGRDVSVENGKPAAVAARALGVWRWPVTLLFGLFALCATGAPLGAILATALSHTLSGGLHLSNLTPAHFTILFSQGEDGLSAIATSAGLAAATAVLTAALGLACAWYAVRSTLRGRAALDALSLLPHALPGVVVAVGLILAWNQRFWPVTPYGTWCILLLSYSCLMLPYPVRYAGMALRQSGASLEAAARVHGASAARTAWRITLPLVAPSLVAASMIVFATASRELVTSLLLAPSGLQTVSIFVWRQFEQGSIGDGMAMGLVSILVSATLLGIASRLTSSRAP; encoded by the coding sequence GTGCGTCTGGCATCTATCGCGCCCGCGCTGCTGTGGCTGATCTTGTCGATCGTGGTAGCGCTGCCGATTGTCTTCATCGTTTTGCAGGCGATCTTCCCGGCGCTCGCCGATGGCCGCTTCACGCAGCCATTTGCCGCGCTGCCGGCGACGCTCGGTGCACGACAAACCTGGACCCTGCTAGGTAATACGGTGCGGCTCGGCATTGCGGTGGCGTGCGCCGCAACGCTCATCGGGACCGCGCTGGGTGCGGTGCGCGGCCTGTTCGCCTTGCCGTTCGCACGCGTCTGGGACGTGCTCTTCCTGATCCCCTTCTTGATTCCGCCCTATCTCGCGGCACTCAGCTGGATGCTGCTGTTGCAACCGGCCGGCTATCTGCAGCAGCTGACGGGCCTCCATCCCGGCAACGCCTTGTTCTCGTTTACCGGCATTGTCTTCGTCATGACGATGACCACGTTCCCCGTGGTCTATTTCGCGGTCTCGCGCGCCTTCGCGCAGATCGGCGGACGTCTGGCCGACGTCGCGCGCGTCCATGGTGCCTCACCGTGGCGCGCATTCGCACGCGTGACGCTGCCGCTCGCCGTCCCAGCGATCGCCGCCAGCGCACTGCTGGCCTTTACGATGTCGGTGGAGGAATTCGGCGCACCGGCAGCACTGGGGGCACGCGCCGGCGTCACCGTGTTGGTGACCGCCATCGAGTCGCGCTTCTCGGATTGGCCCATCGACTTGCCCGGCGCATCGATCCTCTCGATGCTGCTGGCCGGACTGGCGATCGGCGCGTTCGCCCTGCAGCAACGTACGCTGTCCGGTCGCGATGTCTCGGTGGAAAACGGCAAGCCGGCGGCGGTAGCGGCACGCGCCCTCGGCGTCTGGCGCTGGCCGGTGACGCTGCTATTCGGCCTGTTTGCACTGTGCGCCACGGGGGCCCCGCTCGGCGCGATTCTGGCCACGGCGCTGTCGCATACGCTGTCCGGCGGTCTGCATCTCTCGAACCTGACGCCGGCGCATTTCACCATTTTGTTTTCGCAAGGCGAAGATGGGCTGAGCGCGATCGCCACCAGCGCCGGACTGGCGGCCGCCACCGCCGTGTTGACGGCGGCCCTGGGCCTGGCGTGCGCGTGGTATGCGGTGCGTTCGACGCTGCGCGGTCGCGCTGCATTGGACGCGCTGAGCTTGCTGCCGCACGCGTTGCCCGGCGTCGTCGTGGCCGTCGGACTGATCCTCGCCTGGAATCAACGGTTCTGGCCGGTCACGCCCTATGGCACGTGGTGCATCCTATTGCTGTCGTATAGCTGTCTGATGCTGCCCTATCCGGTCCGCTATGCAGGCATGGCGTTGCGGCAATCCGGCGCGTCATTGGAAGCCGCCGCGCGCGTGCACGGCGCCTCCGCCGCCCGCACGGCATGGCGGATCACCTTGCCGCTGGTGGCGCCGTCCCTGGTCGCGGCATCGATGATCGTTTTTGCCACCGCTTCGCGCGAGCTGGTGACATCGCTGTTGCTCGCCCCTAGCGGCCTGCAGACGGTCTCGATCTTTGTCTGGCGTCAGTTCGAACAAGGCTCCATCGGCGATGGCATGGCAATGGGACTGGTGTCGATTCTGGTCTCCGCGACGCTGCTCGGCATCGCATCCCGTCTGACGTCGTCGCGCGCGCCGTGA
- a CDS encoding ABC transporter substrate-binding protein, which yields MLLVSPAAPAHADTHAITVYTAGPGTLSRKLAAGFEKKTGIKVDLFQATTGKVMARLEAEQANPRADVLISASWDAAHDLDARGWLAPWQTAGSHEADAVPAPFKAPHYVAQGISALGIVWNSQSKTPEPTDWHDLTLPAFRDKVTMPDPALSGASADLLLGLQARLGTQAWQLFDALKQNGMQISGPNAQALNPVLQGAKAAVFGAVDYVAYAAAAQGESIKVIFPSSGTVIAPRPMMVLKTSAHQAEARAFIDYVLSKEGQQAVGEAWLIPARTDIALKRASFNDLRLLPQDGATGHDNRADVLARFKTLFAQP from the coding sequence ATGTTGCTCGTCTCTCCCGCCGCGCCGGCGCATGCCGATACGCACGCCATTACTGTTTATACGGCCGGTCCAGGCACGCTGAGCCGTAAGCTCGCCGCGGGCTTCGAAAAGAAGACCGGCATCAAAGTCGATCTGTTCCAGGCCACCACCGGCAAGGTCATGGCGCGCCTGGAGGCCGAGCAGGCGAATCCGCGCGCGGACGTGCTGATTTCGGCGTCGTGGGATGCGGCGCACGACCTCGATGCGCGTGGCTGGCTCGCGCCGTGGCAGACGGCCGGCAGCCATGAAGCCGACGCCGTTCCCGCGCCGTTCAAGGCGCCGCACTACGTCGCGCAAGGCATCTCGGCGCTTGGCATCGTGTGGAACAGCCAGAGCAAGACACCGGAGCCGACCGATTGGCATGACCTGACGCTGCCCGCCTTCCGTGACAAGGTCACGATGCCGGACCCGGCGCTGTCGGGTGCATCGGCGGACCTGTTGCTGGGTCTGCAAGCGCGCCTCGGCACACAGGCCTGGCAATTGTTCGACGCGTTGAAGCAGAACGGCATGCAGATATCCGGCCCGAATGCGCAAGCATTGAATCCGGTGCTGCAAGGCGCGAAAGCGGCAGTATTCGGCGCCGTGGATTACGTTGCCTACGCCGCGGCGGCACAAGGCGAATCGATCAAGGTGATCTTTCCGTCCAGCGGCACCGTGATCGCCCCGCGTCCGATGATGGTGCTGAAAACATCCGCGCATCAAGCGGAAGCGCGCGCCTTCATCGACTATGTGCTGTCGAAGGAAGGTCAACAGGCGGTCGGCGAAGCGTGGCTAATCCCGGCACGCACCGACATCGCGCTGAAGCGCGCATCGTTCAACGATCTGCGCCTGCTGCCGCAAGACGGCGCGACCGGGCATGACAATCGCGCCGACGTGCTGGCGCGATTCAAGACGCTGTTTGCACAGCCGTGA
- a CDS encoding ABC transporter ATP-binding protein, which translates to MAADDASDVLDTRPRDAGIAIHIDRLSHAFVPMPVSDDAAWVLDALTLTVPAGTTMALLGPSGCGKSTLLKLLAGLLQPSCGAIRFGTRYVASGAVRSPAQTPSDAADFPPNVWVPPEGRSLGMVFQDYALWPHMTVAGNVSFPLEMRGVSRAERRDRVHDALTMVGLAHLAERRPQALSGGQQQRVALARAIVAAPDVLLFDEPLSNLDRDLRVRLCEDIGAMLRRLGTTAVYVTHDPEEAHALASHIATLAHGRVASVRPAHLIEAFHHDDPRRAG; encoded by the coding sequence ATGGCGGCCGACGACGCCTCCGATGTCCTCGATACGCGCCCGCGCGACGCGGGCATCGCGATCCACATCGATCGGTTGAGCCATGCGTTCGTGCCGATGCCCGTGTCCGACGATGCGGCATGGGTGTTGGACGCGCTGACACTGACTGTGCCGGCCGGCACGACGATGGCCCTGCTCGGCCCCTCCGGCTGCGGCAAGAGCACCTTGCTCAAGTTGCTGGCCGGGCTGCTGCAGCCCTCCTGCGGCGCCATTCGCTTCGGTACGCGCTATGTCGCCAGCGGCGCGGTGCGCTCGCCCGCACAGACGCCGTCGGACGCGGCGGACTTTCCGCCGAATGTCTGGGTGCCGCCCGAGGGGCGCTCGCTCGGCATGGTGTTCCAGGACTACGCCCTATGGCCGCACATGACCGTGGCCGGCAACGTGTCTTTCCCCTTGGAAATGCGTGGTGTATCGCGCGCGGAGCGACGCGATCGCGTCCATGACGCATTGACGATGGTCGGCCTCGCGCATCTGGCGGAGCGTCGACCGCAAGCGCTGTCCGGCGGACAGCAGCAGCGCGTCGCGTTGGCGCGGGCCATCGTCGCGGCACCGGACGTGTTGCTGTTCGATGAACCGCTGTCGAACCTCGACCGCGATCTGCGTGTCCGTCTCTGCGAAGACATCGGCGCGATGCTGCGGCGTCTCGGCACCACCGCCGTCTATGTCACCCACGATCCCGAAGAAGCGCATGCCCTGGCGTCTCACATCGCCACGCTCGCCCACGGCCGCGTAGCGTCCGTGCGCCCCGCTCACCTCATTGAAGCTTTTCATCATGACGATCCCCGACGCGCTGGTTAA
- a CDS encoding porin: MSNASMIAASAASFVPRFRATPSARAVRRALAALLPLAVLAAPHAHAASNVTLYGLIDSGAEFLTSAAREASGSKDNVVRATSGNMSGSRWGLKGNEDLGGGTQALFLLENGFDITSGKSLQGSREFGRLAYMGLSNKTYGRFTLGRQGGIFLDWVSKYNPLGNAVYAVKMQDPVFSDRLDNTARYENAFGPFHVLAQYSKGYDDVSFGTSTAGDNRRAQVIEGGVEYRGGPFSAVLAYDQKNGGSTALNAASTAKVGGYEGNVNRSVALAAKYKFAKVDVSGGWRYRDGRATHLTTLTTEATEISNFYWLGATYKYTPSLWLSATAMYQDFKDTNRDPWSFQISSDYFLSKRTDVYVNVGYVLNRHGSNLGLNGFGTDVVAGSNQFGTMVGIRHRF, translated from the coding sequence GTGTCCAACGCGTCCATGATCGCCGCTTCGGCAGCATCGTTTGTCCCGCGCTTTCGCGCAACGCCGTCCGCCCGTGCGGTTCGCCGTGCCCTCGCCGCCCTCCTTCCCCTTGCCGTCCTTGCAGCCCCGCACGCCCATGCAGCGTCCAACGTGACCTTGTACGGCCTGATCGACTCCGGCGCCGAATTCCTGACCTCGGCAGCACGCGAGGCGTCAGGCAGCAAGGACAACGTCGTTCGTGCCACCTCCGGCAATATGTCCGGCTCGCGCTGGGGCCTGAAAGGCAATGAAGATCTGGGCGGCGGCACGCAGGCCCTGTTCCTGTTGGAAAACGGCTTCGACATCACCAGCGGCAAATCCCTGCAAGGCAGCCGCGAGTTCGGTCGTCTGGCGTATATGGGCCTGTCGAACAAGACCTACGGTCGCTTCACCTTGGGACGCCAGGGCGGGATCTTCCTCGACTGGGTCAGCAAGTACAACCCGCTCGGCAATGCCGTCTACGCGGTCAAGATGCAAGATCCGGTCTTCTCGGACCGGCTCGACAACACGGCGCGTTACGAGAACGCCTTCGGCCCCTTCCATGTATTGGCCCAGTATTCCAAGGGCTATGACGATGTGAGCTTCGGCACGTCCACGGCCGGCGACAACCGGCGTGCGCAAGTGATCGAAGGGGGCGTCGAATACCGTGGCGGCCCGTTCAGCGCCGTGCTGGCCTATGACCAGAAGAACGGCGGCTCGACAGCGCTCAACGCCGCCAGCACGGCGAAAGTCGGTGGCTATGAAGGCAATGTGAACCGTAGCGTCGCGCTGGCGGCCAAGTACAAGTTCGCCAAGGTCGACGTCTCCGGCGGCTGGCGCTATCGGGACGGGCGCGCCACGCATTTGACGACGCTGACGACGGAAGCCACCGAGATCTCGAACTTCTACTGGCTCGGCGCGACGTACAAATACACGCCTTCATTGTGGCTGTCGGCCACCGCGATGTATCAGGACTTCAAGGATACGAACCGCGATCCGTGGTCCTTCCAGATCAGCAGCGACTACTTTCTGTCGAAGCGCACCGATGTCTATGTCAACGTCGGCTATGTCCTGAATCGCCATGGCTCGAACCTCGGTCTGAATGGCTTCGGCACCGACGTCGTGGCCGGCAGCAATCAGTTCGGCACGATGGTCGGCATCCGGCATCGCTTCTAA
- the groES gene encoding co-chaperone GroES, which yields MNLRPLHDRIIVKRLDQETKTASGIVLPDSAAEKPDQGEVLAIGDGKRDDKGGRVALDVKVGDRVLFGKYAGQTVKVDGQELLVMREEDIMAVVNK from the coding sequence ATGAACCTGCGTCCCTTGCACGATCGCATCATCGTCAAGCGTCTCGACCAAGAAACCAAGACGGCTTCGGGTATCGTTCTGCCGGATTCGGCAGCTGAAAAGCCGGACCAAGGTGAAGTGCTGGCCATCGGTGATGGCAAGCGTGATGACAAGGGCGGCCGTGTGGCCCTCGACGTCAAGGTTGGCGATCGCGTGTTGTTCGGCAAGTACGCTGGCCAGACCGTCAAGGTCGATGGTCAGGAACTGCTGGTGATGCGTGAAGAAGACATCATGGCGGTCGTGAACAAGTAA
- the groL gene encoding chaperonin GroEL (60 kDa chaperone family; promotes refolding of misfolded polypeptides especially under stressful conditions; forms two stacked rings of heptamers to form a barrel-shaped 14mer; ends can be capped by GroES; misfolded proteins enter the barrel where they are refolded when GroES binds) → MAAKEVAFGDSPRAKMVEGINILANAVKVTLGPKGRFVVLERSFGGPTVTKDGVSVAKEIELKDRFQNLGAQMVKEVASKTSDNAGDGTTTATVLAQAIVREGQKAVVAGLNPMDLKRGIDLAVVAAVAELKKLSKPCTTSKEIEQVGSISANSDESVGKKIAAAMDKVGKEGVITVEDGKSLEDELEVVEGMQFDRGYLSPYFVTNPEKQVAVLENPYVLLFDKKISNIRDLLPVLEQVAKSSRPLLIIAEDVEGEALATLVVNSIRGILKTVAVKAPGFGDRRKAMLEDIAILTGGQVIAEETGLTLEKTTLEHLGHAARVEIGKENTTIIDGAGESVNIEARVKQIRAQIEEATSDYDREKLQERVAKLAGGVALIRVGAATEVEMKEKKARVEDALHATRAAVEEGIVPGGGTALIRALAAVATVKGANADQDAGIKIVLRAMEEPLRQIVSNGGEEASVVVAAVKAESGNVGYNAATSKYEDLVAAGVVDPTKVTRSALQNAASVAGLVLMTDCAVVDLPKDDAPAGGGMPGGMGGMGGMGMDM, encoded by the coding sequence ATGGCAGCTAAAGAAGTCGCTTTTGGTGATTCGCCCCGCGCGAAGATGGTCGAGGGTATCAACATCCTGGCCAACGCAGTAAAGGTTACGCTGGGCCCGAAGGGTCGTTTCGTGGTGCTGGAGCGTAGCTTCGGTGGCCCGACGGTCACGAAGGATGGTGTTTCGGTTGCGAAGGAAATCGAACTGAAGGACCGCTTCCAGAACCTGGGCGCGCAAATGGTCAAGGAAGTTGCTTCCAAGACCAGCGACAACGCCGGTGACGGTACGACGACGGCAACGGTGCTGGCACAAGCCATCGTTCGCGAAGGCCAAAAGGCTGTGGTCGCGGGCCTGAACCCGATGGACTTGAAGCGCGGTATCGATCTGGCCGTCGTGGCAGCGGTTGCCGAGCTGAAGAAGCTGAGCAAGCCGTGCACGACCAGCAAGGAAATCGAACAAGTTGGTTCGATCTCGGCCAACAGCGACGAATCCGTCGGCAAGAAGATTGCTGCCGCGATGGACAAGGTTGGTAAGGAAGGCGTCATCACCGTCGAAGACGGCAAGTCGCTGGAAGACGAACTGGAAGTGGTAGAAGGGATGCAATTCGACCGCGGCTACCTGTCGCCGTACTTCGTGACGAACCCGGAAAAGCAAGTTGCCGTTCTTGAAAATCCGTACGTCCTGCTGTTCGACAAGAAGATCTCGAACATCCGTGACCTGCTGCCGGTGCTGGAACAAGTTGCTAAGTCGAGCCGTCCGCTGCTGATCATCGCTGAAGATGTCGAAGGCGAAGCATTGGCAACGCTGGTCGTCAACAGCATCCGTGGCATCCTGAAGACCGTTGCCGTCAAGGCTCCGGGCTTCGGCGACCGCCGCAAGGCCATGCTGGAAGACATCGCTATCCTGACCGGTGGTCAAGTGATCGCGGAAGAAACCGGCCTGACGCTGGAAAAGACCACGCTGGAACACCTCGGCCACGCAGCACGTGTCGAAATCGGCAAGGAAAACACGACGATCATCGACGGCGCAGGCGAGTCGGTGAACATCGAAGCACGCGTCAAGCAAATCCGCGCGCAAATCGAAGAAGCTACGTCGGACTACGACCGTGAAAAGCTGCAAGAGCGCGTTGCCAAGTTGGCAGGCGGTGTTGCACTGATCCGCGTCGGTGCTGCGACCGAAGTCGAAATGAAGGAAAAGAAGGCACGCGTGGAAGATGCATTGCACGCAACGCGCGCTGCTGTCGAAGAAGGCATCGTTCCTGGCGGCGGTACGGCACTGATCCGCGCACTGGCAGCAGTGGCAACGGTCAAGGGCGCTAACGCCGATCAAGACGCAGGCATCAAGATCGTGCTGCGCGCGATGGAAGAGCCGCTGCGTCAGATCGTGTCGAACGGTGGCGAAGAAGCCAGCGTCGTCGTGGCTGCTGTGAAGGCAGAAAGCGGCAACGTCGGCTACAACGCAGCAACCAGCAAGTACGAAGACCTGGTCGCAGCGGGTGTGGTCGATCCGACCAAGGTGACGCGTAGCGCGCTGCAAAACGCCGCTTCGGTTGCTGGCCTGGTCCTGATGACGGACTGCGCCGTGGTCGATCTGCCGAAGGACGACGCGCCGGCAGGTGGTGGCATGCCGGGCGGGATGGGCGGCATGGGCGGCATGGGCATGGATATGTAA
- a CDS encoding rubredoxin: protein MEYQSWMCLICGWIYDEEAGLPEEGIAPGTKWDDVPINWTCPECGARKEDFEMVQI, encoded by the coding sequence ATGGAATATCAAAGCTGGATGTGCCTGATTTGCGGTTGGATTTATGACGAAGAGGCAGGACTGCCGGAAGAGGGCATTGCGCCCGGCACGAAGTGGGATGACGTGCCAATCAACTGGACCTGCCCTGAGTGTGGGGCCCGCAAGGAAGATTTCGAGATGGTTCAGATCTGA